Proteins encoded in a region of the Flavobacterium sp. MDT1-60 genome:
- a CDS encoding Rrf2 family transcriptional regulator, with product MLSKKTKYGIKALTYLARRENNEPVQIAEIAKSEHISIKFLESILLLLRNSGFLGAKKGKGGGYYLIKDPKDISMAKVYRILEGPIALLPCASHNFYEKCDDCDDESTCAARRLMTEVRDNTLKILESNSLADIAF from the coding sequence GTGCTTTCAAAGAAAACAAAATACGGAATTAAAGCTTTAACTTATTTGGCCAGACGTGAAAACAACGAGCCTGTACAAATTGCTGAAATTGCCAAAAGCGAACATATTTCGATTAAATTTCTGGAAAGTATTTTATTGTTACTTCGGAACTCCGGTTTTCTTGGAGCAAAAAAAGGAAAAGGCGGTGGATATTATTTGATCAAAGATCCAAAAGATATCAGCATGGCTAAAGTATATCGCATCCTTGAAGGGCCAATAGCATTGCTTCCTTGTGCCAGTCATAATTTTTATGAAAAATGTGATGATTGTGACGATGAGTCAACCTGCGCCGCAAGACGTTTAATGACTGAAGTTCGTGATAATACGCTTAAAATTCTTGAGAGTAATTCTTTGGCGGATATCGCTTTTTAA
- a CDS encoding PLP-dependent aspartate aminotransferase family protein: MSDQEFGFETQAIRTHLEKTQFQEHSTPLYLSSSFVFEDAEDMRASFTEEKVRNIYSRFSNPNTTEFVDKVCAMEGAEAGYAFATGMAAIYSTFAALLDSGDHIVSAGSVFGSTHALFMTYFPKWKIETSYFDINKPETIESFIKPNTKILYAETPTNPGVDVVDLELLGAIAKKHNLILIIDNCFATPYIQQPIKYGAHIVIHSATKLMDGQGRVLGGVAVGEADLIRKIYLFSRNTGPAMSPFNAWVLSKSLETLAVRVDRHCENALKVAEFLENHPNVNSVKYPFLKSHPKYEIAKKQMLLGGNIIAIEIKGGLEAGRKFLDKIKLCSLSANIGDVKTIVTHPASTTHSKLSVEEKLAVGITEGLVRVSVGLETVKDIIADLDQALS; this comes from the coding sequence ATGAGCGATCAAGAATTTGGTTTTGAAACCCAGGCCATCCGTACACATTTAGAAAAAACACAATTTCAGGAACATTCAACTCCTTTGTATTTGTCATCAAGTTTTGTATTTGAAGATGCAGAAGATATGAGAGCATCTTTTACAGAAGAAAAAGTACGTAATATTTACTCTCGTTTTAGTAACCCAAATACCACAGAGTTTGTAGATAAAGTTTGTGCTATGGAAGGTGCTGAAGCTGGTTATGCTTTTGCAACAGGTATGGCTGCTATATATTCTACATTTGCCGCATTGTTGGATTCAGGTGATCATATCGTTTCTGCAGGAAGCGTTTTTGGATCAACTCACGCACTGTTCATGACTTATTTTCCAAAATGGAAAATTGAAACAAGCTATTTTGATATCAATAAACCGGAAACAATAGAAAGTTTTATCAAACCAAATACTAAAATTTTATATGCTGAAACACCTACAAATCCAGGTGTAGATGTAGTTGATTTAGAATTGTTAGGCGCGATTGCGAAAAAGCACAATTTGATTTTAATAATCGATAATTGTTTTGCTACGCCTTACATTCAACAGCCTATTAAATACGGTGCACATATAGTAATCCATTCAGCAACAAAATTAATGGATGGACAAGGTCGTGTTTTAGGAGGAGTTGCAGTTGGAGAAGCAGACTTAATTCGCAAAATATATTTGTTCTCAAGAAATACAGGTCCGGCAATGTCGCCATTTAATGCGTGGGTTTTGTCAAAAAGTTTAGAGACTTTGGCTGTTCGTGTTGACAGACATTGTGAAAATGCTTTGAAAGTGGCTGAGTTTTTAGAAAATCATCCAAATGTAAATAGTGTAAAATACCCGTTTTTAAAATCACACCCAAAGTATGAGATTGCCAAAAAACAAATGCTTTTAGGCGGTAACATTATTGCAATTGAAATTAAAGGCGGACTTGAAGCAGGAAGGAAATTTTTGGACAAAATCAAATTATGTTCACTTTCAGCAAATATTGGAGACGTAAAAACAATTGTAACGCATCCTGCATCAACAACCCACAGCAAATTGTCTGTTGAAGAAAAGCTTGCAGTTGGAATTACAGAAGGTTTAGTTCGTGTTTCTGTAGGTTTAGAAACAGTAAAAGATATTATTGCCGATTTAGATCAGGCGCTTTCTTAA
- a CDS encoding OsmC family protein, with product MKVTLNRVNDAFHFKLKNERGHVVDVDSRAEFGGSDLGASPMELVLMGVAGCSAIDMISILKKQRQEITSFNAEVEGERVQIEEAKPFKEINVVFYLEGDINPEKAQRAAQLSFEKYCSVAKTVEPTATIKYKVVLNSEAL from the coding sequence ATGAAAGTAACCTTAAACAGAGTAAACGACGCGTTTCATTTCAAACTAAAAAATGAAAGAGGTCATGTAGTTGATGTTGATAGCAGAGCTGAATTTGGCGGAAGCGATTTAGGTGCAAGCCCAATGGAATTAGTATTAATGGGTGTTGCGGGATGCAGTGCGATTGATATGATTTCAATTTTAAAGAAACAACGTCAGGAAATAACATCCTTTAATGCTGAGGTAGAAGGCGAGCGTGTTCAAATTGAAGAGGCAAAACCTTTTAAGGAAATCAATGTAGTTTTTTATTTAGAAGGCGACATCAATCCTGAAAAAGCACAAAGAGCAGCACAACTTTCTTTCGAGAAATATTGCTCAGTTGCCAAAACAGTTGAACCAACTGCAACCATAAAATATAAAGTTGTATTGAATAGCGAAGCGTTATAA
- the thrA gene encoding bifunctional aspartate kinase/homoserine dehydrogenase I: MKILKFGGKSLSNGEGLNKVVSIITDKVNQGEKIAVVVSARGNATDELEDILRIAAKNGNYKPLLESFKAYQTSDYPQVDLSEEFNILDKLFEGVSLIGDYSNKIKDQILSKGELLSAKLLTSILVGKGIPANFVDTRELLKTDSKFGDAQPLEQLSKKNVINYFKLHNGSTVNIVTGFIGSNNNNDTTTLGRNGSNYTASLIANYLDAEELQNFTHVDGIYTANPDLVADAKKIEYLSFNEANELANFGATILHAKTIIPLLEKNIPLRILNTFNHENRGTLITSDSAKEGIKTLSVLENVSLVNLEGRGLLGKAGVDARIFKVMGDHNISVSIISQGSSERGIGLVVATEKATTAMVELEKEFENDFYSKDVNQITVTDNVSVISIIGQDLSTFHKPYTALIRNKIVPILFNNTVTGKNVSLVVKKEELNKALNVIHGEIFGVSKKINIAIFGHGLVGGTLINQILESASAIEKRKGVKLNVFAIANSKKLLLNKNGVASDWKNDIASKGEGYTIKDIIDYANEYHLENLIAIDNTASATFVENYIPLVESSFDLISSNKVANTLSYGFYKELRKSLADNQKNYLYETNVGAGLPLIDTIKLLHLSGENITKIKGVFSGTLSYLFNNFSAKEVPFSEILKEAIDNGYTEPDPREDLCGNDVGRKLLILARELDLQNEFEEISIQNLIPEHLRDGNVSDFLTKLKEFDPIYEKIKADQQPNHVLRYIGELSGDLQNDKGILEVKLVSVPSDTALGGLKGSDSFFEIYTESYGDRPIVIQGAGAGSAVTARGVFGDILRLSDKG; this comes from the coding sequence ATGAAAATATTAAAATTTGGAGGTAAATCGTTATCAAACGGAGAAGGACTAAACAAAGTAGTTTCAATCATTACAGATAAAGTAAATCAAGGAGAAAAAATTGCCGTTGTAGTTTCGGCCCGAGGAAATGCTACAGATGAATTAGAAGATATTTTAAGAATTGCAGCGAAAAATGGAAACTATAAACCTTTGTTAGAAAGTTTTAAAGCGTACCAAACTTCAGATTATCCGCAAGTCGATTTATCAGAAGAGTTTAATATTTTAGATAAACTTTTTGAAGGCGTAAGCCTGATTGGCGATTACAGTAATAAAATAAAAGATCAGATTTTATCTAAAGGGGAATTGCTTTCTGCTAAATTATTGACTTCAATTTTAGTTGGAAAAGGAATTCCTGCCAATTTTGTTGACACCAGAGAATTGCTTAAAACCGACTCGAAATTTGGAGATGCGCAGCCATTAGAACAGCTTTCTAAGAAAAACGTAATCAATTATTTCAAGCTTCATAACGGTTCAACTGTAAATATCGTTACAGGTTTCATCGGATCAAATAATAACAACGACACAACCACTTTAGGAAGAAACGGAAGTAATTACACAGCATCATTAATCGCTAATTATTTAGATGCAGAAGAACTTCAAAACTTCACACACGTAGACGGGATATACACTGCAAATCCGGATTTAGTTGCTGATGCCAAAAAAATCGAGTATTTGTCTTTTAATGAAGCAAACGAGTTGGCTAATTTTGGTGCAACAATCCTTCATGCAAAGACCATTATTCCGTTATTGGAAAAAAATATACCGCTTCGTATTTTAAATACTTTCAATCATGAAAATAGAGGAACTTTAATTACGTCAGATTCTGCTAAAGAAGGAATCAAAACCTTATCAGTTTTAGAAAATGTCTCTTTAGTAAATCTTGAAGGACGTGGTTTGCTTGGAAAAGCCGGTGTTGATGCCCGAATTTTCAAAGTTATGGGTGATCACAATATCAGCGTAAGCATTATTTCGCAAGGTTCTTCAGAAAGAGGAATTGGGCTTGTTGTGGCAACTGAAAAAGCAACAACAGCAATGGTTGAATTAGAGAAAGAGTTTGAAAATGACTTTTATTCTAAAGATGTAAATCAAATTACAGTAACAGATAATGTTTCAGTAATTTCGATTATTGGTCAGGATTTGAGTACTTTCCATAAACCATATACCGCCTTAATCAGAAATAAAATAGTTCCAATCTTATTCAACAACACCGTAACGGGTAAAAACGTGAGTTTAGTTGTTAAGAAAGAAGAACTAAACAAAGCTTTAAACGTAATTCACGGAGAAATTTTTGGAGTTTCTAAAAAAATCAACATCGCTATTTTCGGTCACGGGTTAGTTGGCGGAACTTTAATCAATCAGATTTTAGAATCAGCTTCAGCTATTGAAAAACGTAAAGGCGTTAAGCTAAATGTTTTTGCAATTGCGAATTCTAAAAAACTGCTTTTAAATAAAAACGGAGTAGCTTCAGACTGGAAAAATGATATTGCAAGTAAAGGTGAAGGATATACGATAAAAGATATTATCGATTACGCAAATGAATATCATTTAGAGAATTTAATTGCGATCGACAATACCGCAAGTGCTACTTTCGTAGAAAACTATATTCCGCTTGTAGAAAGCAGTTTCGATTTGATTTCTTCTAATAAAGTTGCCAATACTTTGAGTTATGGTTTTTATAAAGAATTAAGAAAATCTTTGGCAGATAACCAAAAAAATTATTTATACGAAACCAATGTTGGTGCAGGTTTACCATTAATTGATACGATAAAATTATTACACCTTTCGGGCGAAAATATCACCAAAATAAAAGGGGTTTTCTCTGGAACATTGAGTTATTTATTCAATAATTTCTCTGCAAAAGAGGTTCCGTTTAGCGAAATTTTGAAAGAAGCAATTGACAACGGATACACAGAACCGGACCCACGTGAGGATTTATGCGGAAATGATGTGGGAAGAAAATTATTGATTTTGGCGAGAGAATTAGATTTACAAAATGAATTTGAAGAAATCTCCATTCAGAATTTAATTCCGGAACATTTACGTGATGGAAATGTATCAGATTTCTTAACTAAACTAAAAGAATTCGACCCAATTTATGAGAAAATAAAAGCAGATCAACAGCCAAATCATGTATTAAGATACATTGGTGAATTGTCTGGAGATTTACAAAACGATAAAGGAATTTTGGAAGTAAAATTAGTTTCAGTACCTTCAGATACTGCTTTAGGAGGACTTAAAGGTTCTGATTCCTTCTTCGAAATTTATACAGAATCTTACGGAGATCGTCCAATCGTAATTCAGGGAGCCGGTGCAGGTTCTGCAGTAACAGCGAGAGGCGTTTTTGGAGATATTTTGAGATTGTCGGATAAAGGATAA
- a CDS encoding alpha/beta fold hydrolase gives MENIPNPIIIQDFITESGASYPSLPLSFTLSGLPLHTAPIVLVNHALTGNAQVTGENGWWNDLIGDEKTIDTNKYTVLAFNVPGNGNDSFIIENYEDFTTRDIARIFIKGIRALKIEQVYAIIGGSVGGGIAWEILALEPNITENLIPIATDWKSTDWMIANCYLQEQILNNSSKPIEDARIHAMLCYRSPESFKEKFKRTINQDLLIFNIESWLAHHGKKLQQRYQLSSYKLMNQLLKTIDITRNSADFEALISKTNASIHIIGINSDLFFTPKENLETFQELKKFKDNVFYSEIDSVHGHDAFLIEYKQLDHLLADIFKAETIEK, from the coding sequence TTGGAAAATATACCAAACCCCATTATAATTCAGGATTTCATCACAGAGAGTGGTGCATCATATCCGTCATTACCCTTAAGTTTTACACTTTCTGGCTTACCATTGCATACGGCACCTATTGTTTTGGTCAATCATGCTTTGACCGGAAACGCACAGGTAACGGGAGAAAATGGTTGGTGGAACGATTTAATTGGCGACGAAAAAACAATTGACACCAACAAATACACTGTTTTGGCATTTAACGTTCCGGGAAACGGAAATGATTCTTTCATAATTGAAAACTATGAGGATTTTACCACCAGAGATATTGCCCGAATATTTATAAAGGGGATTAGAGCCTTGAAAATTGAACAGGTTTATGCGATTATTGGAGGTTCTGTTGGTGGAGGAATTGCGTGGGAAATCCTGGCGTTGGAACCAAATATTACCGAAAATTTAATTCCGATTGCAACCGACTGGAAATCGACCGACTGGATGATTGCTAATTGTTATCTCCAGGAGCAAATTCTGAACAATTCATCAAAACCGATTGAAGATGCCAGAATTCATGCAATGTTGTGTTATCGTTCTCCAGAATCATTCAAAGAAAAGTTTAAGCGTACGATCAATCAGGACCTTTTAATTTTTAACATAGAAAGCTGGTTGGCACATCACGGCAAAAAGCTACAGCAACGTTACCAGTTATCATCTTATAAATTAATGAACCAGTTGCTCAAAACAATAGATATTACTCGAAATAGTGCTGATTTCGAAGCTTTAATATCTAAAACAAATGCATCGATTCATATTATCGGAATCAATTCGGATTTGTTTTTTACACCAAAAGAAAACCTGGAAACTTTTCAGGAGTTAAAGAAGTTTAAAGACAATGTTTTTTACAGCGAAATAGATTCGGTTCACGGACATGACGCTTTTTTAATCGAGTACAAACAATTAGATCATTTACTTGCCGATATTTTTAAGGCAGAAACAATAGAAAAATAA
- a CDS encoding aspartate kinase — MSKLKINIILFGIGNIGSTLINQIIESQEFFLQSKNIDFHFPIITNSTVAFFEKEGVGYAWETNFRELAVPFKIEDIVEFAKENEFENLIAVDATASDELIGHYNTLIQNGFNIVAVNKKANTLPIDLYKEIRENLKKYDKEFLYETSVDTGFPVLQTLRDLYYSGEKITKIRGVFSDNLSYVFNRFSTEENSFSSILKDASLLGLMRSTFKEDLSGNDTARKLLILTREIGKDFDLSDIKINSLIKEEHLEKNGILNKEAVDKSFKIAKITQADNHVLRYVGEFDVERNLLEVKLISEPITSAIGQLKGSDAIFEIYTQSYANVPIVIQGASPCKQAISRGIITDILKVAEKIKNKEAVWL, encoded by the coding sequence ATGTCAAAGCTTAAAATTAATATCATCCTTTTCGGAATTGGAAATATCGGAAGCACTTTGATTAATCAGATTATTGAAAGTCAGGAATTTTTTCTTCAGAGTAAAAATATTGATTTTCATTTCCCGATTATCACCAATTCTACAGTTGCCTTTTTTGAGAAAGAAGGAGTCGGATATGCCTGGGAAACCAATTTCAGAGAATTGGCTGTTCCTTTTAAAATAGAAGATATTGTAGAATTTGCTAAAGAAAATGAATTCGAGAATCTGATTGCGGTTGATGCGACGGCTAGCGACGAATTAATTGGGCATTATAATACATTGATTCAGAACGGATTTAATATTGTAGCGGTAAATAAAAAAGCCAATACATTGCCAATTGATCTTTACAAAGAGATAAGAGAAAATTTAAAAAAGTATGACAAAGAGTTTTTGTATGAAACCTCAGTTGATACTGGTTTCCCTGTTTTACAAACTTTAAGAGACTTGTATTATTCAGGAGAGAAAATCACAAAAATCAGAGGTGTTTTTTCGGATAATCTGAGTTATGTTTTTAATCGATTTTCTACCGAAGAAAATTCTTTTTCATCAATCTTAAAAGATGCGAGTCTGTTAGGATTAATGCGTTCTACTTTTAAGGAAGATTTATCCGGAAATGATACCGCAAGAAAATTATTGATTTTGACAAGAGAGATTGGGAAGGATTTTGATCTTTCAGATATAAAAATCAACTCTCTTATTAAGGAAGAGCATCTGGAGAAGAATGGAATCCTCAATAAAGAAGCAGTTGACAAATCATTTAAAATCGCAAAAATCACTCAGGCCGACAATCATGTTTTAAGATATGTAGGAGAATTTGATGTGGAGCGAAATTTATTAGAAGTTAAATTAATTTCGGAACCCATTACTTCTGCAATTGGTCAATTAAAAGGTTCTGACGCTATCTTCGAAATTTATACGCAATCATATGCTAATGTTCCAATTGTTATTCAGGGTGCGTCTCCTTGTAAACAAGCGATTTCCAGAGGAATTATTACGGATATTTTGAAAGTGGCTGAAAAAATTAAAAATAAGGAAGCAGTCTGGCTTTAA
- a CDS encoding O-acetylhomoserine aminocarboxypropyltransferase/cysteine synthase family protein, giving the protein MSAQKFATNALHAGHDVTKNAGTRAVPIYQTSSYVFNNADHAANLFGLAEAGFIYTRLNNPTNDVLEQRLAALEGGLAAVVTASGASAIATTFLTLLKAGDHIVASNSLYGGTYNLLKVTLPRLGITTTFVDPSKPENFTKAAKENTRAFFVESLGNPKLDVLDLKGISVEAKNFKVPFIVDNTVATSYLLKPIEHGANIVIHSLTKYIAGNGTSLGGAIIDAGTFDWSNGKFPEFTEPSAGYHGLVYHEALGNAAFIAKARIEGLRDFGAALSPFNAFQIIQGLETLPIRIKKHSENALALAEWLEKQEEVVWVNYPGLKSNKYYDLAQQYLPEGQSGIITFGLKGGFEAAKKVVDQTKLFSLLANIGDTKSLIIHPASTTHQQLSDDEQLETGVSKDLVRLSVGIEDIEDLIADLQTVFESVTQSQYSINKN; this is encoded by the coding sequence ATGAGCGCACAAAAATTTGCAACAAACGCATTACACGCAGGACACGACGTAACTAAAAATGCAGGAACCAGAGCGGTGCCAATTTACCAAACGTCATCATACGTTTTTAATAATGCAGATCATGCTGCCAATTTATTTGGCCTTGCTGAAGCTGGATTTATCTACACCAGATTAAATAATCCAACAAACGATGTTTTAGAACAACGGTTAGCCGCGCTTGAAGGTGGACTTGCAGCAGTTGTTACAGCCTCCGGAGCATCGGCAATTGCGACAACCTTTTTGACCTTGCTAAAAGCAGGCGATCATATTGTAGCATCAAATAGTTTATATGGGGGAACTTATAATCTATTAAAAGTAACTCTGCCAAGATTAGGAATTACAACCACTTTTGTAGATCCTTCAAAACCTGAAAACTTTACTAAGGCAGCAAAAGAAAATACGAGAGCTTTCTTCGTAGAATCTTTAGGAAATCCAAAATTAGATGTTTTAGACCTGAAAGGAATTTCGGTGGAAGCCAAAAACTTCAAAGTACCTTTTATTGTAGATAATACAGTTGCGACTTCGTATTTATTAAAACCAATTGAGCACGGAGCCAACATCGTTATTCATTCATTAACCAAATATATTGCAGGAAACGGAACTTCATTAGGAGGTGCAATTATCGACGCCGGAACTTTTGACTGGTCGAACGGAAAATTTCCTGAATTTACAGAACCGTCTGCAGGATATCACGGTTTGGTTTATCACGAAGCTTTAGGAAATGCCGCTTTTATTGCAAAAGCGCGAATTGAAGGTTTGCGTGATTTTGGTGCGGCTTTGAGTCCGTTTAATGCTTTTCAAATTATTCAGGGATTGGAAACTCTGCCAATCCGAATCAAAAAACACAGCGAAAATGCTTTGGCTTTAGCCGAATGGTTAGAGAAACAGGAAGAAGTAGTATGGGTAAATTACCCAGGATTAAAATCGAATAAATATTATGATTTAGCACAGCAATATTTGCCGGAAGGACAAAGTGGAATTATCACTTTTGGATTAAAAGGTGGTTTTGAAGCGGCTAAAAAAGTGGTAGATCAAACGAAACTATTTTCGCTTTTGGCAAACATTGGCGATACAAAATCATTAATTATTCATCCTGCAAGCACAACCCATCAACAATTGTCTGATGATGAGCAGTTAGAAACAGGAGTTTCAAAAGATTTAGTTCGACTTTCTGTTGGAATTGAAGATATAGAAGATCTTATTGCTGATCTGCAAACGGTTTTTGAAAGCGTTACACAATCACAATATAGCATCAATAAAAATTAG